The Leptospira bouyouniensis genome contains a region encoding:
- a CDS encoding AAA family ATPase, whose product MSTSTNQLDFFKAKDLFATELKQANYQFIQEKEETVFRFRQNAVGKEKILDCLGIVRNYIENFRIYNFEEGYLSLQSLGENLFEPQKNLSNRFRIRFSFKSDLKVECSKLGDFSTKEIQTVIHLFQYLNLEGGTTKDPRSLLEPLGVEVYDPILEKAKGFELGFDSVFGYDGVKEQILESLVFPLQRPEPFLEITKLTRQKPTGNLPRAVLFEGEPGVGKTSMAKIVSHLCGVPMVYVPIESILSKYYGESSQNLAMVFDAAALFPKCMLFLDEIDSLATSREDGLFEATRNLLSVLLRKLDGFAEKTGTITIGATNRKEDLDSALLSRFDRKILFPLPNREERTKILEGYAKQLNKNEREQISDLLVGASGRNLKDYCDYVERRWITKNWAKLEELSAPNLSFYLESFPDFGWKH is encoded by the coding sequence ATGTCTACTTCCACAAACCAACTGGATTTTTTTAAGGCCAAAGACTTGTTTGCGACGGAACTCAAACAGGCAAATTACCAGTTCATCCAAGAAAAAGAAGAAACTGTCTTTCGTTTCCGCCAGAATGCGGTTGGGAAGGAGAAAATACTCGATTGTTTGGGAATTGTCAGAAATTACATCGAAAATTTTCGCATTTATAATTTTGAAGAAGGTTACTTAAGCTTACAATCTTTAGGTGAAAATTTATTTGAACCCCAAAAGAATTTATCCAATCGGTTTCGGATTCGTTTTTCTTTTAAGTCAGACCTAAAAGTTGAATGTTCTAAACTTGGCGATTTTTCCACAAAAGAAATCCAAACTGTAATCCACCTCTTCCAATACTTAAACTTAGAAGGTGGAACCACAAAAGACCCAAGGTCTCTTTTGGAACCGCTAGGTGTCGAGGTATACGATCCAATCTTAGAAAAAGCGAAAGGTTTTGAACTCGGATTTGATTCTGTTTTTGGTTATGATGGGGTAAAAGAACAAATCCTTGAAAGTTTAGTATTTCCATTACAAAGACCAGAACCATTCCTTGAGATCACAAAACTCACAAGGCAAAAACCAACCGGTAATCTCCCTCGCGCAGTTCTTTTTGAAGGAGAACCAGGCGTGGGTAAAACGAGTATGGCAAAAATTGTCTCCCACCTATGTGGTGTTCCAATGGTTTATGTTCCGATCGAATCCATTTTGAGTAAGTATTACGGGGAATCATCCCAAAACCTTGCCATGGTGTTTGACGCCGCCGCCCTCTTTCCCAAATGTATGCTGTTTTTGGATGAAATCGATTCATTAGCCACATCCAGAGAAGATGGATTATTTGAAGCCACTCGGAACTTATTAAGCGTCCTATTGCGGAAATTAGATGGGTTTGCTGAAAAAACAGGTACCATCACGATTGGAGCGACCAACCGAAAAGAAGACTTAGATTCAGCCTTACTATCTCGATTTGATCGAAAAATCCTTTTCCCTTTGCCCAACCGAGAGGAACGCACTAAAATTCTCGAGGGATATGCCAAACAACTGAACAAAAACGAACGAGAACAAATCTCTGACTTACTCGTTGGGGCATCTGGAAGGAATTTAAAAGACTATTGTGACTATGTGGAAAGGCGCTGGATAACCAAAAATTGGGCAAAATTGGAAGAATTGAGCGCCCCTAACCTTTCATTTTATTTAGAATCCTTTCCAGATTTTGGATGGAAACACTAA
- the fliN gene encoding flagellar motor switch protein FliN, producing the protein MGEGSLSQEDIDALLGGFSGGGTPAGGGSGGGGGGMDDLDALVGGGGGDDNGPSFADIAAALGPSATPAPTRSQSKSQSSSGNNTANLNLLLDVTLQLTIELGRTTMFIKDVLQLSEGTVVELDKNIGEELDILANGKLVGRGKLIVLDDYYGVQITQIVDPMERLGGPAFL; encoded by the coding sequence ATGGGTGAAGGTTCACTATCACAAGAAGACATAGACGCACTACTCGGCGGATTTAGCGGTGGAGGAACACCTGCGGGTGGTGGCTCTGGAGGCGGTGGCGGAGGTATGGATGACCTTGATGCTTTAGTTGGCGGCGGAGGTGGAGATGATAATGGTCCTTCGTTTGCAGATATTGCAGCAGCTCTAGGTCCGAGTGCAACCCCAGCTCCCACTAGGTCCCAATCCAAATCACAATCGAGTTCCGGAAATAATACTGCCAACCTCAATCTCTTACTTGATGTTACCTTACAACTCACGATCGAACTCGGAAGAACCACGATGTTCATCAAGGATGTTTTACAACTCTCAGAAGGAACTGTTGTCGAACTAGACAAAAACATTGGGGAGGAACTCGACATCTTAGCCAACGGCAAACTGGTTGGTCGTGGTAAACTCATTGTCCTAGATGATTATTATGGTGTCCAAATCACTCAAATAGTGGATCCCATGGAGCGATTGGGTGGACCTGCATTTTTGTAA
- a CDS encoding GNAT family N-acetyltransferase, with translation MESIGHGFTIERITNPQESLQEDLWNRLHDFSVSKLGDKNLESKEFFAILVKEGETLIAASLCYLFFKGLNLQLLWVAEEKRGQDLGTKLLKQIELEAIKLGATLVFGYSFGFQAPKFYTKLGYEEVGKIPDYPKGQNCYFLCKKLTNNSP, from the coding sequence TTGGAATCAATTGGTCATGGTTTTACAATCGAACGAATCACGAATCCGCAAGAATCGTTACAAGAAGACCTATGGAATCGGTTACATGATTTTAGCGTATCTAAGTTAGGTGATAAGAATTTAGAATCAAAAGAATTTTTTGCCATCCTCGTGAAAGAAGGGGAGACTCTAATCGCAGCATCCCTTTGTTATTTATTCTTTAAGGGATTGAACTTGCAACTATTGTGGGTAGCCGAAGAAAAACGAGGACAAGATTTGGGAACCAAACTTCTCAAACAAATTGAATTGGAAGCGATAAAATTAGGAGCCACTCTTGTGTTTGGGTATTCTTTTGGATTCCAAGCTCCCAAGTTTTATACAAAACTTGGGTATGAGGAAGTAGGAAAAATTCCAGATTACCCAAAAGGCCAAAATTGTTATTTCCTCTGCAAAAAATTGACAAACAATTCTCCTTGA
- a CDS encoding RNHCP domain-containing protein: protein MSRNNELTNFQKFTKKKRFENEDEEIHSSSVKKKSHRYRSDSNEFRCVECKQMVNPPGFGTEQRNHCPNCLTSLHLDNTPGDRAATCGSKMEAISIWVRKGEWVILHRCKGCGVIHANRIGPDDNEALLVSLAAQAMAKPSFRLFSENPVGDPPD from the coding sequence ATGTCACGTAACAATGAACTAACGAATTTTCAAAAATTCACGAAGAAAAAACGTTTTGAAAATGAAGACGAGGAGATCCATTCCTCTTCGGTCAAAAAAAAATCCCATCGATATCGTTCTGATTCGAATGAGTTCCGATGTGTCGAATGCAAACAGATGGTAAATCCTCCGGGATTTGGAACCGAACAAAGGAACCATTGTCCCAATTGTCTTACAAGCCTTCACTTAGACAATACACCTGGAGACCGTGCCGCAACATGTGGTAGCAAAATGGAAGCGATTTCTATTTGGGTGAGAAAAGGGGAATGGGTGATTTTACATCGATGTAAGGGTTGTGGAGTGATCCATGCGAATCGAATTGGACCAGATGACAATGAAGCTTTGCTTGTATCGCTTGCAGCCCAGGCAATGGCAAAACCAAGTTTTCGATTGTTTTCAGAAAATCCGGTGGGAGATCCACCGGATTAA
- a CDS encoding SPFH domain-containing protein: MEFVYLGFWASVAIYLIYKIFRCIRIIPAQDVLIVERLGKYSRSLRAGFHILIPFIDRDAYYHTLKEQSIDVQPQICITHDNVQVKVDGVIYLKIIDPVRASYGIEDFQFAAIQLAQTTMRSVIGTMELDKTIGEKDLINSTIVAAIDQASEPWGIKVNRYEILNIVPPKSVLDAMEKEKKAQIAKRSQVLLSEGERDARINRSLGFKEEAVNKSEGEKQRRINSAEGKATEIEALAVATAKGIEAIAGAISDQGGASAIKLQITKAFIQNFLHVAKESTEILIPADVMNLPTLIANLTEAKKPKT, from the coding sequence ATGGAATTTGTTTATTTAGGTTTTTGGGCATCTGTTGCCATCTATTTAATTTATAAGATCTTTCGTTGTATCCGTATTATCCCCGCACAAGATGTACTCATTGTAGAACGATTGGGTAAATATTCGAGGTCCCTCCGAGCTGGATTTCATATCCTCATCCCTTTTATTGATCGTGATGCGTATTACCACACTTTGAAAGAACAATCAATTGATGTACAACCTCAAATTTGTATCACACATGATAACGTCCAAGTAAAAGTGGATGGAGTCATTTATTTAAAAATCATTGATCCAGTTAGAGCTTCTTATGGAATCGAAGACTTTCAGTTTGCAGCAATCCAACTTGCACAGACTACTATGCGTTCGGTGATTGGAACGATGGAACTTGACAAAACCATCGGAGAAAAAGATTTAATCAATTCAACGATCGTTGCTGCCATTGACCAAGCTTCAGAACCTTGGGGTATCAAAGTAAATCGTTATGAAATTTTGAACATCGTTCCACCTAAATCCGTGTTAGATGCCATGGAAAAAGAAAAAAAAGCACAAATTGCAAAACGATCCCAAGTCCTTTTGTCGGAAGGGGAAAGAGATGCAAGGATCAACCGTTCTCTTGGTTTCAAAGAAGAAGCCGTTAACAAATCAGAAGGGGAAAAACAACGTAGAATCAACTCTGCCGAAGGAAAAGCAACTGAGATTGAAGCACTTGCGGTGGCAACAGCCAAAGGGATTGAAGCCATTGCCGGTGCTATCTCTGACCAAGGTGGAGCCTCTGCGATCAAACTTCAAATCACGAAGGCGTTCATTCAAAACTTTTTGCATGTTGCCAAAGAAAGTACAGAAATTCTCATCCCAGCAGATGTGATGAATTTACCAACTCTCATAGCAAATCTTACAGAAGCAAAAAAACCAAAAACGTAA